A region of the Myxococcus stipitatus DSM 14675 genome:
TTCTGGATGCGAACTCAGCAGTCGAACCGCATCGGCGTTCTGCTCCATCCGCTGGAGCGCGAAGGAGAACTCATAGAGAACAGACTCGGAATGCGGGTCCAGTTCGTAGGCCCGTTGGAAGGCGGTCGCGGCAAGCCCAGGCAATTTGAGCCTGAGGAATTCGGCGCCAGCCAACGAGTACGTGCGCGACGTATCGGGCAGGCGCGCGATATCACGGGCATGCTGGGCGCACTTCTCTCGAGACACTGCGAGGGATATCCGGGCAAACAGCTCCCAGGACTCAGCCCAGGTTTCAGGGTCTCGGAGCCCGGGGGCACCCGGATAGTCGAGGAAGACCCTGAGGATCCCCAGGGCCTTGCGTGGCGCTTCTTGAGAGAGAGCTTCGAGCGTCTGGTCGCGGAGTTCAGCGAAGGTCTGCGGCACTCTTGAACGATGAGGCGTCCTGCAGCGACGCCAACAGCGAGGTGATGTAGCTCCCGCGACCCAGGGGCCTCGGGCGGAATGCACCTCTTAGCATGGGGAGGCTCGGGTGTCCCGAGGGTTCTCATCGGCGCCTTCGCGCGGTTCGCGCCCCGAATCGCCTCCCCAGCATCAACAAACACTCCTCCAACCCGTCTCTCAGCTCCAAGCCATACACCAAACACCCCTCTCTCCTGACGTGTCAGCCGCGGCGCTGACGCGTCAATGAATTCCCTGACACGTCAATTCATGGCTTGCGGCTTTTTCGCACACGCCATCAATCCATCCGTGTATAGGACTGGGCAACCTCACACAGGAGCACCATGAACAGACATCTTCGGCGGGAGCGCTCTGCTCCCAGCTCTCTCCTTTCGCGTTCTTGGGTCTGCACCGCGTCCCTGGCCTTCCTGGCCTCGTGCGCGAGGACGGGGGGCTCGATGTCGAAGCCTCCCGACGCCGACAAGACACTCTTCCTCGGGAAGGTGCTCACCATGGACGACGACATGACCGTCGCCGAGGCCGTCCTGGTGGATGAGCGTGGCCACATCCTCGAGGTGGGAACCGAGCAGGCTGTCCGGGATGGACTCGGTGCGGGCGCCCAGGTCGTCCAACTCGCGGCCGGTCAGGTGCTGATGCCGGGCTTCATCGACCCGCACCTGCACCTGCTGCCCACCCTCCTCCAGAGCGTCCTCGAGTCGCACAACCTGGCGCCCTGTCTGCCCGGCCCCTATCGCATCCCCACCGCCACGGCCTGTGAGTCCCGCGCGGACGTGCTGAGCACCCTGGCCTCCATCCAGCTATCCCCCGAGGCCCCGAAGGACGAGTTCGTCCTGGGCATGAACCTGGACCCGTCACGCCAGGTGTTCGACCCCCTCAAGTGCGGCATCACCGCCAAGGAGGCCGCGAGCGCCAAGAGCTTCATGGACAATCCGAAGTTCTACATCGAGCGCTGCGTGAGCAAGGACCGCCCGGTGCTCATCCTGGACCAGTCCGGACACCTGGCGTACGTGAACCAGAAGGCCATCGACGTCGTCTGCGCGGGACAGGCCGCGTGTCCCCCCGCCTCCGTCGAACAAGGTGGCGGTGAGTGGGCCCCGAGCAACAAGGCCACCTCCTTCACCGGCCTGCTCAAGGAGACCTCGGGCTATGCCCCCTTCATGGCGGCGATGCAGAAGAGCCTGCCGCTGGCCCAGCTCCAGTCACATCCCCAGGAGGTCCTGGAGGCTTACCAGAAGGAGATCAAGCCCGGCATCCAGGCGATGCGTGACGCGGGGCTCACCACCATCGCCGATGGCGGCCTGGTGGGCCGGCCCCAGCTCAACGCCGTGAAGTTCCTGGCGGAGCAGGAGCACTTCCCGATGCGCGTCACGGGCGTCGTGACGTACGACTCCGCGAAGACCGATGACATCCAGCCGACGGGGCCCGCGTGTGACCCGCGCCAGGATGCCCGGTGCAGGCTGCCCAAGTGGCTGGGCGCCGGTGGCCTCAAGCTCTGGGTGGATGGCTCGACGCAGGGCTGCACCGCGAAGCTCTCGGCGCCCTATTCGTACTCGACGAAGGGCCATTGCGCGGACGCGGGAGACGGCCGGGCCGACTTCGACAACATGCAGGCCATCGTCACCGCGCTGAGCGAGCAGTGGATGACGAAGTCCTGGCGCGTCCAGCTCCACGCCAACGGCAACGACGCGAACCAGTGGGCCATCGACGCCTTCGCGCTGCTCCAGCAGAAGGCCCAGAACCAACACCCCGTGCTGTTCATCCACAACACGGTGGGCCTGGAGCAGCTCTCCAAGAACCTCGGGGACCTGCGCAAGGGGACCTACCGCGCGACCAACGGACAGACCGCTCCCGCCGTCCAGGCCCACGTGACGCACCTCATCGGTCATGTGGCGTACTGGGGCCACGCGTTCAGGGGCATGCTGGGTGAAGAGGCCGCGAACAACCTGGACCCCGTGGGCTTCGACCGCGACCAGGGCATCCCGTTCTCGTTCCACAGCGACTCGATGGTGACGCCGCCGCGCCCGCTCTGGTTCGTCGAGCAGGCCGTCACCCGCCGCACCTGGGCATATCCCTCACTTCAGGAGAGCGGCACCCTCGGCCTCGAGAAGCACGCGGCCACCGTCGAGGAGGCCCTGCGCGCCATCACCATCGAGCCCGCCCGGCAGCATGAGCTCGACGCGTGGGTGGGCAGCATCGAGCAGGGCAAGGTCGCCGACTTCGTCGTGCTCGGAGACAACCCCCTCGACTACGGCCCGACGAAGAAGGACCCCACCCTGATTCACAAGATTCCCGTGGTGGAGACCTATCTGAACGGCAAGCCCACCTCGAAGAACCCCTGAGGCCCCGG
Encoded here:
- a CDS encoding amidohydrolase — its product is MSKPPDADKTLFLGKVLTMDDDMTVAEAVLVDERGHILEVGTEQAVRDGLGAGAQVVQLAAGQVLMPGFIDPHLHLLPTLLQSVLESHNLAPCLPGPYRIPTATACESRADVLSTLASIQLSPEAPKDEFVLGMNLDPSRQVFDPLKCGITAKEAASAKSFMDNPKFYIERCVSKDRPVLILDQSGHLAYVNQKAIDVVCAGQAACPPASVEQGGGEWAPSNKATSFTGLLKETSGYAPFMAAMQKSLPLAQLQSHPQEVLEAYQKEIKPGIQAMRDAGLTTIADGGLVGRPQLNAVKFLAEQEHFPMRVTGVVTYDSAKTDDIQPTGPACDPRQDARCRLPKWLGAGGLKLWVDGSTQGCTAKLSAPYSYSTKGHCADAGDGRADFDNMQAIVTALSEQWMTKSWRVQLHANGNDANQWAIDAFALLQQKAQNQHPVLFIHNTVGLEQLSKNLGDLRKGTYRATNGQTAPAVQAHVTHLIGHVAYWGHAFRGMLGEEAANNLDPVGFDRDQGIPFSFHSDSMVTPPRPLWFVEQAVTRRTWAYPSLQESGTLGLEKHAATVEEALRAITIEPARQHELDAWVGSIEQGKVADFVVLGDNPLDYGPTKKDPTLIHKIPVVETYLNGKPTSKNP